From Toxorhynchites rutilus septentrionalis strain SRP chromosome 2, ASM2978413v1, whole genome shotgun sequence, a single genomic window includes:
- the LOC129767153 gene encoding uncharacterized protein LOC129767153 — MIGNELAQQGISWHFIPPRAPNFGGLWEAAVRTVKSALKKEIGSYHLSFEDFSTLLVQITAALNSRPLVPLSDDPLDVDVLTPAHFLIGSTMTALPETDLRAIPTNRLTHYQQRQQLFQRYWQRWSKEYLTEMQMINKHRQHISINVGDLAVLREDNQPPLYWPLARITKVHPGNDGVVRVVTVRTKNGIYKRPVCRICPLPSNCDLLQNRPGI; from the coding sequence ATGATTGGAAACGAGCTAGCGCAACAAGGTATTTCATGGCATTTTATACCCCCACGGGCTCCTAACTTTGGAGGCTTGTGGGAAGCTGCAGTGCGCACTGTTAAAAGTGCCCTCAAAAAGGAAATCGGCTCGTATCACCTATCCTTTGAAGATTTCTCTACTCTTCTCGTTCAGATTACAGCAGCACTCAATTCAAGGCCATTAGTTCCGCTTTCGGATGACCCTCTAGATGTTGATGTGCTGACTCCAGCCCATTTTCTTATTGGCTCTACCATGACGGCACTCCCCGAAACCGATCTGCGCGCCATCCCCACGAATCGACTAACCCACTACCAGCAAAGGCAGCAATTATTCCAGCGATATTGGCAGAGATGGAGTAAGGAATACCTCACCGAGATGCAAATGATTAACAAACACCGGCAACACATTTCCATTAATGTTGGAGATTTGGCTGTTCTACGTGAGGATAATCAACCACCACTATATTGGCCCTTGGCAAGAATTACTAAGGTGCATCCAGGAAATGATGGAGTCGTCAGAGTGGTTACTGTAAGAACCAAAAACGGTATCTACAAGCGTCCTGTGTGCCGAATATGTCCATTGCCATCGAATTGTGATCTATTACAAAACAGACCAGGAATTTAG